Proteins encoded together in one Streptomyces umbrinus window:
- a CDS encoding DUF6603 domain-containing protein — MASPLPQLAAELRAGLDPVLPLLSGLSPADRRKRLAQALGLPSDALTADALLVRFALPHVAAPGDVWPVLVDLLRTAVRQSPPGWALAIDQVLTAGPGGVENPLVGALPPKIDLSLVLTGALPLVPGLAVRDGVSLVLSLPSAAPDTSSLTFRADGVDFALTDHALLKLLVPGGLVLKGRLGATLGKGGLRLDGGGSGRGIAVPLSGAPSGVRAPSLYVSAQNGGLRLDASFRASLLGLADAAVDGAGLEVRPAGTGYTAALVPPKGLGLTLAVGPAKGGGFLAEHDGQYRGALSLSLGVVEVQAFGILDTRPVSVLVAMSAEFTPAIELGLAFTLNAVGGLLGIGRALDRAGLAEVVQSGHLDDLLFPADAAAAAPRILASLGAVFPARSGSTVVGPMFRVGWGRPVSFLTADVGVVLELPSGVVGILGRLRVALPAPQAPILDLRASVAGVVDAANGLVEINANLAGSRLLTASIEGGLALRAKSGQDATFILSAGGFHPRFTPPAGFPTPKRLTIPIADSPLLRIVFSGYFALTPGTVQAGAELSAVIGSSRTGVSGRLSFDALVRWEPSFGVMLDLAGSFALRFAGETLCSVGLRVDVEGPTPCWHVAGRASVSILFFDVSFPFDERWNCTGEAKAPPPPDVGRLLEQALKDPRSWEPVLPEGARTMVSLRSDDAAAGGRLLHPLGRLRFSQRTVPLDTEVVRFGPGRLPTPAKFGVKVAFSAGAGDVKPVEEDFARADFFDLTDDEKLTQPAFERLRSGSELTPPASSAAAPRYSVPVEYETKWLGGTVITPGAHWVLSDAALTAALPLGAVGRSLVHELRSRYSTAPITSVLKERTYAIVGTGTLKEAGGFVRTATFTEATAQLRTVSGRSALYQVVSAHEVRP; from the coding sequence ATGGCAAGCCCATTGCCGCAGTTGGCGGCCGAACTCCGCGCGGGACTCGACCCGGTGCTCCCGCTCCTCTCCGGTCTGTCCCCGGCCGACCGCAGGAAGCGGCTCGCGCAGGCGCTCGGGCTGCCCAGTGACGCGCTGACGGCGGACGCGCTGCTCGTACGGTTCGCCCTGCCGCACGTGGCGGCCCCGGGCGACGTGTGGCCGGTCCTCGTCGACCTGCTGCGGACGGCCGTCAGACAGTCCCCGCCGGGATGGGCGCTGGCTATCGACCAGGTCCTCACAGCTGGGCCGGGTGGCGTGGAAAACCCCCTTGTCGGGGCCCTGCCCCCTAAGATCGACCTTTCCCTCGTCCTCACCGGCGCGCTCCCTCTCGTACCCGGCCTGGCCGTACGCGACGGGGTCAGTCTCGTGCTCTCCCTGCCGTCCGCCGCGCCCGACACCTCCTCGCTGACCTTCCGGGCCGACGGTGTCGACTTCGCGCTCACCGACCACGCGCTGCTGAAGCTCCTCGTCCCCGGCGGCCTCGTCCTCAAGGGCCGACTGGGCGCCACGCTCGGCAAGGGGGGACTGCGCCTGGACGGCGGCGGCAGCGGCAGGGGTATCGCGGTCCCCCTGAGCGGGGCGCCCTCCGGGGTGCGCGCGCCCTCGCTGTACGTGTCCGCCCAGAACGGCGGACTGCGGCTCGACGCGTCCTTCCGGGCGTCGCTGCTCGGTCTCGCGGACGCGGCGGTGGACGGCGCGGGTCTTGAGGTCCGCCCGGCGGGCACGGGGTACACGGCGGCTCTGGTTCCGCCGAAGGGCCTCGGGCTGACCCTCGCCGTCGGCCCCGCCAAGGGCGGCGGGTTCCTCGCCGAGCACGACGGTCAGTACCGGGGGGCGCTGTCGCTCAGCCTCGGCGTCGTCGAGGTGCAGGCCTTCGGGATCCTGGACACCCGGCCGGTGTCGGTCCTGGTCGCGATGAGCGCCGAGTTCACTCCGGCCATCGAACTGGGCCTCGCCTTCACGCTGAACGCCGTCGGTGGTCTTCTCGGCATCGGCCGCGCGCTCGACCGGGCGGGCCTCGCTGAGGTCGTCCAGTCCGGTCACCTGGACGACCTGCTCTTCCCCGCGGACGCGGCTGCCGCGGCGCCTCGCATCCTGGCCTCGCTGGGCGCGGTGTTCCCGGCCCGCTCGGGAAGCACCGTCGTGGGCCCGATGTTCCGGGTCGGCTGGGGCCGTCCGGTCTCCTTCCTCACCGCGGATGTCGGGGTGGTCCTCGAGCTGCCCAGCGGTGTGGTGGGGATCCTCGGCCGGCTCAGGGTCGCGCTGCCCGCCCCGCAGGCTCCGATCCTCGATCTGCGCGCCTCGGTCGCGGGGGTCGTGGACGCGGCGAACGGGCTGGTCGAGATCAACGCCAACCTGGCGGGTTCCCGGCTGCTGACCGCCTCGATTGAGGGCGGTCTCGCGCTGCGGGCCAAGAGCGGGCAGGACGCTACGTTCATCCTGAGCGCCGGCGGCTTCCACCCCCGGTTCACCCCGCCCGCGGGCTTTCCGACGCCCAAGCGCCTCACGATCCCGATCGCGGACAGCCCGCTGCTGCGGATCGTCTTCAGCGGCTACTTCGCCCTCACCCCCGGCACCGTCCAGGCGGGCGCCGAGCTCTCCGCGGTCATCGGTTCCAGCCGCACCGGGGTGTCCGGGCGGCTCTCCTTCGACGCCCTGGTGCGCTGGGAGCCCAGCTTCGGCGTCATGCTCGACCTCGCCGGCTCCTTCGCGCTGCGCTTCGCCGGGGAAACCCTGTGTTCGGTCGGGCTGCGCGTCGACGTGGAGGGGCCGACGCCCTGCTGGCACGTCGCCGGCCGCGCCAGCGTGTCCATCCTCTTCTTCGACGTCAGTTTCCCCTTCGACGAACGCTGGAACTGCACCGGCGAGGCCAAGGCCCCGCCGCCCCCGGACGTCGGCCGACTCCTCGAACAGGCCCTGAAGGACCCCCGGAGCTGGGAACCGGTCCTCCCGGAGGGGGCACGCACAATGGTGTCGCTGCGTTCCGACGACGCCGCCGCAGGGGGGCGTCTGCTGCACCCTCTCGGGCGGCTCCGCTTCAGCCAGCGCACGGTTCCCCTGGACACCGAGGTGGTCCGGTTCGGACCGGGCCGGCTGCCGACGCCGGCGAAGTTCGGTGTGAAGGTCGCGTTCTCCGCCGGGGCGGGCGACGTGAAGCCCGTCGAGGAGGACTTCGCACGGGCCGACTTCTTCGATCTGACCGACGACGAGAAGCTCACCCAGCCGGCCTTCGAGCGGTTGCGCTCGGGCAGCGAGCTGACCCCGCCCGCGTCCTCGGCGGCTGCCCCCCGTTACTCGGTGCCGGTCGAGTACGAGACCAAATGGCTCGGCGGCACGGTCATCACCCCGGGCGCGCACTGGGTGCTCTCCGACGCCGCGCTGACGGCCGCACTGCCCCTCGGGGCCGTCGGCCGCAGTCTCGTGCACGAACTGCGCAGCCGGTACTCCACTGCGCCGATCACGTCGGTCCTGAAGGAGCGGACGTACGCGATCGTGGGGACCGGCACGCTCAAGGAGGCCGGCGGGTTCGTCCGGACGGCCACGTTCACCGAGGCCACCGCCCAGCTGAGGACCGTGTCGGGCCGGTCCGCGCTGTACCAGGTCGTGTCCGCACACGAGGTGAGGCCATGA